One region of Mycolicibacterium insubricum genomic DNA includes:
- a CDS encoding uroporphyrinogen-III synthase, giving the protein MSSESTAGAASPLAGFTIAITAARRSEELAALLVRRGARVRSAAAIAMVPLADDTALRMVTDALIDEPPQLLIATTGIGFRGWIEAAEGWGQADALLAALAGARVISRGPKATGALRAAGLQEEWSPASESSAEVLAHLSDGDLDGKRVAVQLHGAIEAWDPNPGFLSGLRERGAQVIGVPVYRWEQPADTGAFDELIGEIAAGGVDAVTFTSAPAVASMLLRASEIGVSDALLAALRGPVVSYCVGPVTAAPLLAAGVDPVVPERMRLGALARLVSEDLPARRPELRVAGRRVGIRAAAVVVDGQVREVSGSGLVILRALAARPGDVVSRSDLLELLPVGGTDPHAVEVAVGRLRTALGAREIIGTVVKRGYRLAMD; this is encoded by the coding sequence ATGAGTTCTGAGTCGACGGCCGGTGCGGCCTCCCCGCTGGCGGGTTTCACCATCGCCATCACCGCCGCCCGCCGATCCGAGGAGCTCGCCGCACTGCTGGTCCGCCGCGGTGCCCGGGTGCGCTCCGCGGCGGCGATCGCGATGGTTCCGTTGGCCGACGACACCGCCCTGCGGATGGTGACCGATGCGCTGATCGACGAGCCGCCGCAGCTGTTGATCGCCACCACGGGTATCGGATTCCGCGGCTGGATCGAGGCCGCCGAGGGTTGGGGGCAGGCCGACGCGCTGCTGGCCGCGCTGGCCGGCGCGCGGGTGATCTCCCGCGGGCCGAAGGCCACCGGTGCACTGCGGGCCGCCGGACTGCAGGAGGAGTGGTCGCCGGCCTCGGAGTCCTCGGCGGAGGTGCTGGCGCACCTGAGCGACGGGGATCTGGACGGCAAGCGGGTCGCCGTGCAGTTGCACGGCGCGATCGAGGCGTGGGATCCCAACCCCGGGTTTCTGTCCGGCCTGCGCGAGCGGGGTGCCCAGGTGATCGGCGTGCCGGTCTACCGGTGGGAACAGCCCGCCGACACCGGCGCCTTCGACGAGTTGATCGGCGAGATCGCCGCGGGCGGCGTCGATGCGGTGACCTTCACTTCCGCACCCGCGGTGGCCTCGATGCTGTTGCGGGCGAGCGAGATCGGGGTGTCCGACGCCCTGCTGGCGGCGCTGCGCGGTCCGGTCGTCAGCTACTGCGTGGGCCCGGTCACGGCGGCCCCGCTGCTGGCCGCCGGGGTGGATCCGGTGGTGCCGGAACGGATGCGGCTGGGCGCGCTGGCCCGGCTGGTCAGCGAGGACCTGCCGGCCCGCCGGCCGGAACTGCGGGTGGCCGGGCGCCGGGTCGGTATCCGGGCCGCCGCCGTCGTCGTCGACGGGCAGGTGCGTGAGGTGTCCGGATCCGGACTGGTGATCCTGCGGGCGCTGGCCGCCCGGCCCGGTGATGTGGTGTCCCGGTCGGACCTGCTGGAACTGCTGCCCGTCGGCGGCACCGACCCGCACGCCGTCGAGGTGGCCGTCGGGCGGCTGCGGACGGCACTGGGTGCCCGGGAGATCATCGGGACGGTGGTCAAACGGGGTTATCGGCTGGCCATGGACTGA
- a CDS encoding sirohydrochlorin chelatase has product MTVLLVAHGTRHTRGVAMIGDLAAAISARLGETVAVSFVDVLGPRPAEAFSTLGGSQVAVVPAFLTRGYHVRVDLPAQLRDFPNAVVTPALCQGSGIVEALADRLCQAGYRAGDAVVLAAAGSSDPLAHSDIRRTGRLLADRIGAPVRIGFAGAPHGEFASVPDVVAELRAGGARRVAIASYLLADGLFARRLHATGADVVAEPLGLHPAVIEALCELATSPVGRGLIAGFNADGPGFPSAPRPLATLASTPPSLAEPPGSQSMASR; this is encoded by the coding sequence ATGACGGTGCTGCTGGTCGCGCACGGCACCCGGCACACCCGCGGGGTGGCGATGATCGGTGACCTCGCGGCCGCGATATCCGCCCGTCTCGGCGAGACGGTGGCGGTGAGCTTCGTCGACGTACTCGGCCCGCGGCCGGCTGAGGCGTTCAGCACGCTGGGTGGATCGCAGGTGGCCGTCGTACCGGCCTTCCTGACCCGCGGTTACCACGTGCGCGTCGATCTGCCGGCCCAGCTGCGCGACTTCCCGAACGCGGTGGTTACGCCGGCCCTGTGCCAGGGTAGCGGCATCGTCGAGGCACTGGCGGACCGGTTGTGCCAGGCCGGGTACCGCGCGGGCGACGCCGTGGTACTGGCCGCGGCGGGGTCCTCGGATCCGTTGGCGCACAGTGATATCCGTCGGACGGGACGGTTGCTCGCGGACCGCATCGGCGCGCCGGTGCGGATCGGGTTCGCCGGTGCTCCGCACGGCGAGTTCGCGTCGGTGCCCGACGTGGTCGCCGAGCTGCGGGCCGGCGGCGCCCGGCGGGTGGCGATCGCGTCGTACCTGTTGGCCGACGGGTTGTTCGCCCGCCGGCTGCACGCCACGGGTGCCGATGTGGTGGCCGAGCCGCTGGGTCTGCATCCGGCGGTCATCGAGGCCCTGTGCGAACTGGCGACCAGCCCGGTTGGTCGCGGGTTGATCGCGGGGTTCAATGCGGACGGTCCCGGCTTCCCCTCGGCTCCGCGGCCACTCGCTACGCTCGCGTCCACTCCGCCGAGCCTCGCCGAACCGCCCGGGTCTCAGTCCATGGCCAGCCGATAA
- the nirD gene encoding nitrite reductase small subunit NirD, whose product MTLAFDLKHWSRDWTAACGMEHLQRTRGVAVLLPDNSQVALFRLADDSLRAVGNIDPIGRAAVLSRGIVGDRNGFPVVHSPLKKQAFSLLDGRCLDVEGIRIPVYATRINLDGTVLVANSPEIRFGFRPRLAAAS is encoded by the coding sequence ATGACCCTGGCCTTCGACCTCAAGCACTGGTCCCGGGACTGGACCGCCGCCTGCGGAATGGAACACCTGCAGCGCACCCGCGGCGTCGCGGTGCTGCTGCCGGACAACTCCCAGGTGGCGCTGTTCCGGCTGGCCGACGACAGTCTGCGCGCGGTCGGCAACATCGACCCGATCGGCCGGGCGGCGGTGCTGTCGCGGGGCATCGTCGGTGACCGCAACGGTTTCCCGGTGGTGCACTCACCACTGAAGAAGCAGGCGTTCAGTCTGCTCGACGGCCGCTGCCTGGACGTCGAGGGCATCCGGATCCCGGTGTACGCCACCCGGATCAACCTCGACGGCACCGTCCTGGTGGCCAACTCCCCGGAGATCCGGTTCGGTTTCCGGCCGCGGCTGGCGGCGGCGTCCTGA
- the nirB gene encoding nitrite reductase large subunit NirB: MRNTVIVIGHGMVGHRFVEALRARDTDGRWQVVVLGEEADAAYDRVGLSGYVGSWQRDALALPGNDYADDDAVTLRLGTRVAGIDRADRLVITETGESLGYDALVLATGSSAFVPPVPGRELPGCHAYRTLDDLDAIRADADAALAREQAPVGVVIGGGLLGLEAANALSLMGLSPHVVERNPRLMPRQVDQAGGEHLARMIGELGIGITLSADTLAIEAGESGGLTVQLSGDRSLAAAVVVFAAGVRPRDELAASAGLELADRGGVLTDLTGATSDPSVYAIGEVAAVGGRCYGLVGPGYATAEVVADRLLGGDAEFPGADTSTKLKLLGVDVASFGDALGETPGALSVVVSDPINGTYKKLVLSDDAATLLGGVLVGDAGGYGLLRPLVGSALPGDPVALISPAAGAPALGVSALGDDAQICSCNDVSKGDLCSAIAAGACDVAALKRCTAAGTSCGSCVPLLSAILADAGVEQSSALCEHFAMPRAELFELVRASGIRSFSGLIDRFGTGTGCDICKPTVASILASTSSDHILDGEAAALQDSNDHFLANIQRNGTYSVVPRVPGGDITPEQLILIGEIARDFGLYTKITGGQRIDMFGATVDQLPLIWRRLVDGGMESGQAYGKSLRTVKSCVGSDWCRYGQQDSVQLAIDLEMRYRGLRSPHKIKMGVSGCARECAEARGKDVGVIATESGWNLYVCGNGGMTPKHAQLLAGDLDTETLIRYIDRFLMYYVRSADRLQRTAPWLEALDGGMDRLRAVVIDDVLGLAADFEADMARHVAGYSCEWKGVLDDPDKLSRFVSFVNAPDVPDPTIVFGEHHGRKVPVLLGDPAMPTRSEKVSPS; the protein is encoded by the coding sequence ATGCGAAACACCGTCATCGTCATCGGCCACGGCATGGTCGGCCACCGCTTCGTCGAGGCGCTGCGCGCCCGGGACACCGACGGCCGATGGCAGGTGGTGGTTCTCGGCGAAGAGGCCGATGCGGCGTATGACCGGGTCGGTCTGTCCGGCTACGTGGGCAGCTGGCAACGCGACGCCCTGGCGCTGCCGGGCAACGACTACGCCGACGACGACGCCGTCACGCTGCGCCTGGGCACCCGGGTCGCCGGCATCGACCGCGCCGACCGCCTGGTGATCACCGAGACCGGCGAATCTCTCGGCTACGACGCGCTGGTGCTGGCCACCGGATCGAGCGCCTTCGTGCCCCCGGTGCCCGGGCGGGAGCTGCCCGGCTGCCACGCCTACCGCACCCTCGACGATCTGGACGCGATCCGCGCCGACGCCGACGCCGCTCTGGCCCGCGAACAGGCACCGGTCGGTGTGGTCATCGGCGGCGGCCTGCTCGGCCTGGAAGCCGCCAACGCCCTGTCGCTGATGGGTCTGTCGCCGCACGTGGTGGAACGCAACCCGCGCCTGATGCCGCGCCAGGTCGACCAGGCCGGCGGCGAGCATCTGGCCCGGATGATCGGCGAGCTGGGCATCGGGATCACCCTGTCGGCCGACACCCTCGCCATCGAAGCGGGCGAGTCCGGCGGTCTGACCGTACAGCTGTCCGGTGACCGGTCCCTGGCGGCCGCGGTGGTGGTGTTCGCCGCCGGGGTTCGCCCCCGCGACGAGCTGGCCGCCTCCGCCGGCCTGGAGTTGGCCGACCGCGGCGGGGTGCTCACCGACCTCACCGGTGCCACCAGTGATCCGTCCGTCTACGCGATCGGCGAGGTGGCCGCCGTCGGCGGCCGCTGCTACGGCCTGGTCGGGCCCGGCTACGCCACCGCAGAGGTGGTCGCCGACCGACTGCTCGGCGGTGACGCCGAGTTCCCGGGTGCGGACACGTCCACCAAGCTCAAGCTGCTCGGCGTGGACGTCGCCAGCTTCGGTGACGCCCTCGGCGAGACGCCGGGCGCGCTGAGCGTCGTGGTCAGCGACCCGATCAACGGCACCTACAAGAAGCTGGTGCTCTCCGACGACGCGGCGACCCTGCTCGGCGGTGTGCTGGTCGGCGACGCCGGCGGCTACGGCCTGCTGCGGCCGCTGGTCGGTTCCGCCCTGCCCGGCGATCCCGTCGCGCTGATCTCGCCGGCCGCCGGCGCCCCGGCGCTCGGCGTCTCCGCGCTCGGCGACGACGCCCAGATCTGTTCCTGCAACGACGTTTCCAAGGGCGACCTGTGCTCGGCGATCGCCGCCGGGGCCTGCGACGTGGCGGCGCTGAAGCGCTGCACCGCGGCGGGCACGTCCTGCGGATCGTGCGTTCCGCTGCTGTCGGCGATCCTCGCCGACGCCGGCGTCGAGCAGTCCAGCGCGCTGTGCGAGCACTTCGCGATGCCCCGTGCCGAGCTGTTCGAGCTGGTGCGGGCCAGCGGCATCCGGTCCTTCTCCGGGCTGATCGACCGGTTCGGCACCGGAACCGGTTGTGACATCTGCAAACCCACCGTCGCCTCGATCCTGGCGTCGACCAGCAGTGACCACATCCTCGACGGCGAGGCCGCCGCGCTGCAGGACTCCAACGACCACTTCCTGGCCAACATCCAACGCAACGGCACCTATTCGGTGGTCCCCCGGGTGCCCGGCGGCGACATCACCCCCGAGCAGCTGATCCTGATCGGCGAGATCGCGCGGGATTTCGGTCTTTACACCAAGATCACCGGCGGCCAGCGGATCGACATGTTCGGGGCGACCGTCGATCAGCTGCCGCTGATCTGGCGTCGGCTGGTCGACGGCGGAATGGAATCCGGTCAGGCGTACGGTAAGTCGCTGCGGACGGTGAAGAGCTGCGTCGGCTCGGACTGGTGCCGCTACGGCCAGCAGGACTCGGTGCAGCTGGCCATCGACCTAGAGATGCGCTACCGGGGGCTGCGGTCGCCGCACAAGATCAAGATGGGCGTGTCGGGCTGCGCCCGGGAGTGTGCGGAGGCCCGCGGCAAGGACGTCGGGGTGATCGCCACCGAATCCGGTTGGAACCTCTACGTCTGCGGCAACGGCGGCATGACGCCCAAGCACGCGCAGCTGCTCGCCGGCGATCTGGACACCGAGACACTGATCCGCTACATCGACCGGTTTCTGATGTACTACGTGCGCTCGGCGGACCGGTTGCAGCGCACCGCACCGTGGCTGGAGGCCCTCGACGGCGGCATGGATCGCCTGCGCGCCGTCGTCATCGACGACGTGCTGGGCCTGGCAGCCGATTTCGAGGCCGACATGGCCCGCCACGTCGCCGGCTACTCGTGCGAATGGAAGGGCGTCCTCGACGACCCGGACAAGCTGTCGCGGTTCGTCAGCTTCGTCAACGCCCCGGACGTTCCCGACCCGACCATCGTGTTCGGCGAACACCACGGCCGCAAGGTCCCGGTGCTGCTCGGCGACCCCGCAATGCCCACCCGATCGGAGAAAGTGAGCCCGTCATGA